The following proteins come from a genomic window of Alosa sapidissima isolate fAloSap1 chromosome 22, fAloSap1.pri, whole genome shotgun sequence:
- the LOC121697109 gene encoding uncharacterized protein LOC121697109 yields MAKRGRKTKHGKRTQAEETAEATGNTSKTSATVPMPDVGLSYEQLTAITQLLEEDTDEEQERELKNTALREMIRKGLKIMMEPTTSEIVQKHLPSAPKIVEKVKAFDQQLAEEMLKKVFDMVEVMFIELITKDEISKDFSSIFLMPENKGQGEQQCLPKKMEEWTLDQYKLLITRLTGHVTIIMLDHLMHTCKNDLTNDAKLWKVGFTKPVYLLTHNLAMQAANTAYHNKFKDYLKPGKRSKPFCLPGKASLVSAPALTSPSGAASREATGSASKPSSSNQQAPATTPASRPAQTASRPQSAAAQKSASVASRSLCSNQQAPATTPASRPAQTAPKPAAAQQSTSVASRSPCSNQQSSAATPASRPAQTASRPQSAAAQQTASVASRSPCSNQQLSAVTPASRPAQTAPKPQSAAQQSASVASRSPCSNQQLSAVTPASRPVQTASRPQSAAAQQTASVASRSPCSNQQLSAATPASRPAQTAPKPQSAAAAQQSAFVASGSIKRQNVSAAPVSTTVPPPEKPERITMMVIEVVLSSIRDLTRLGMLPVKNDA; encoded by the exons ATGGcgaaaagaggaagaaag acaaaacatgGAAAGAGGACACAAGCCGAGGAGACTGCGGAGGCAACAGGGAACACCAG CAAAACCTCCGCGACTGTCCCCATGCctgatgtaggcctatcttATGAACAATTAACCGCTATTACACAGTTATTAGAG GAGGACACAGATGAAGAGCAGGAAAGAGAACTCAAGAACACTGCACTGAGGGAGATGATTAGAAAAGGGCTGAAGATAATGATGGAACCTACG ACATCAGAAATTGTACAGAAGCATCTCCCCTCTGCACCCAAGATTGTTGAGAAGGTGAAGGCCTTTGACCAGCAGTTGGCTGAGGAGATGCTGAAAAAAGTGTTTGACATGGTGGAGGTGATGTTCATCGAGCTGATCACCAAAGACGAGATCAGCAAAGATTTCTCCTCCATTTTCCTCATGCCCGAAAACAAAGGGCAGGGAGAACAACAGTGTCTCCCCAAGAAGATGGAGGAGTGGACCCTAGACCAATACAAGCTCCTGATAACACGTCTCACCGGTCACGTCACTATCATCATGCTGGACCACCTGATGCACACCTGTAAAAATGACCTGACCAATGACGCTAAGCTGTGGAAGGTAGGCTTCACCAAACCAGTCTACCTGCTCACGCACAACTTGGCAATGCAGGCTGCCAACACAGCTTACCACAACAAGTTTAAAGATTACTTGAAGCCTGGCAAAAGGAGCAAGCCGTTCTGTTTACCAGGCAAAGCCTCACTTGTATCAGCACCTGCACTGACGTCTCCGTCTGGAGCAGCTTCTCGAGAGGCTACTGGGTCGGCCTCCAAACCTTCAAGTAGCAACCAACAGGCCCCTGCTACTACACCAGCCTCAAGACCTGCCCAAACAGCATCCAGGCCTcagtcagcagcagcacagaaGTCTGCCTCTGTGGCCTCCAGATCTCTGTGTAGCAACCAGCAGGCCCCTGCTACTACACCAGCCTCAAGACCTGCCCAAACAGCCCCCaagccagcagcagcacagcaatCTACCTCTGTGGCCTCCAGATCTCCATGTAGCAACCAACAGTCGTCTGCTGCCACGCCAGCCTCAAGACCTGCCCAAACAGCCTCCAGGCCTCAGTCCGCAGCTGCACAGCAAACTGCTTCAGTGGCCTCCAGATCTCCATGTAGCAACCAACAGCTCTCTGCTGTCACGCCTGCCTCAAGACCTGCCCAAACAGCCCCCAAGCCTCAGTCAGCAGCACAGCAATCTGCCTCTGTGGCCTCCAGATCTCCATGTAGCAACCAACAGCTCTCTGCTGTCACGCCAGCCTCAAGACCTGTCCAAACAGCCTCCAGGCCTCAGTCCGCAGCTGCACAGCAAACTGCTTCAGTGGCCTCCAGATCTCCATGTAGCAACCAACAGTTGTCTGCTGCCACGCCAGCCTCAAGACCTGCCCAAACAGCCCCCAAGCCtcagtcagcagcagcagcacagcaatCAGCCTTTGTGGCCTCTGGATCTATCAAACGCCAAAACGTTTCTGCTGCCCCAGTGAGCACCACTGTACCCCCACCAGAGAAGCCTGAGAGGATTACAATGATGGTCATAGAGGTGGTTCTCAGCTCAATCAGAGACCTGACCAGACTGGGAATGCTGCCTGTGAAGAACGATGCGTAA
- the LOC121697106 gene encoding zinc finger protein 2 homolog isoform X2 → MWQVAQRRDIMDYGKLEEFVSLVTETVPDLLTCKQRAQLLLNLRTRLILEMCRCDTAANSESIQPLLDRIRPPGHTGSGDAQVDAEETIFLELVHTLLKDPAEKDHFFQEVFPVEYGNKYDTDLQLLVWEFLSRLEKLLPVPDLGQTVSWLSSAPSVLDECVESLAQPEDLRTLLQHHQSLENVGAQGHTVEMSSQVFACSQCPFFHMQESYLLQHIEKSHPEEYTKLQKAAEETSSRKTFQRVEFPQPFPIHAVTEVAPSGVHPCPQCGKSFTRSSDVTRHQRIHTGERPYICKECSKGFKNSWDLTRHQRIHTGERPYVCPQCAKGFTQFGLLKLHYERTPCGMSSGELLDTAGQVGDARGKYKCQKCGASFDTILERLQHRQTHVVKRQYKCAQCEKSYGRPSDLRRHQMKHTGERPFPCEECAKCFTHWWLLKKHQQIHSRERPYACPVCGKAFSQPQILSRHQLTHNGTRPFPCSYCDKSFTQLAGLTRHLRVHSGERPFPCGACGKSFLTHGELSRHRRSHTDERPYPCPQCPKSFKTKRAQAEHLNTHTGERPFSCAHCGKVFAKSTSLVRHNLMHTGERPHPCLECGKTFLTSGELLLHRRIHTGERPYPCTLCERKFRCSSDLTMHLRTHTGERPYSCGECKKCFSTSTRLKRHMFTHVGKSL, encoded by the exons ATGTGGCAGGTGGCACAAAGGAGAGACATCATGGATTATGGAAAACTGGAGGAATTTGTCAGTTTGGTGACAGAGACAGTCCCTGATCTTCTCACCTGCAAACAGAGGGCCCAATTGCTACTTAATCTACGGACCAGG TTGATCCTTGAAATGTGCCGTTGTGATACCGCTGCCAATTCAGAGTCAATCCAGCCTCTGTTAGATCGCATTAGACCTCCGGGACATACAGGG AGTGGAGACGCTCAGGTGGATGCAGAAGAGACCATCTTCCTGGAGCTGGTACATACCTTGCTGAAAGACCCTGCTGAGAAGGATCACTTCTTTCAG GAGGTGTTTCCAGTGGAATACGGCAATAAATACGACACAGACTTGCAGCTTCTGGTGTGGGAGTTCCTCTCCAGATTAGAAAAACTGCTACCGGTGCCTGATCTTGGACAG ACAGTGTCTTGGCTTAGCTCAGCCCCCTCTGTGTTGGACGAATGTGTGGAGTCTCTCGCTCAGCCAGAGGACTTGAGAACTCTCCTCCAGCATCACCAAAGCCTTGAGAATGTTGGGGCACAAG GTCACACTGTGGAGATGTCTTCTCAGGTCTTTGCCTGCTCGCAGTGCCCCTTCTTTCACATGCAGGAGTCCTACCTACTTCAGCACATTGAGAAAAGTCACCCCGAGGAGTATACCAAGCTGCAGAAAGCTGCTGAGGAGACCTCATCAAGGAAGACCTTCCAACGGGTCGAGTTCCCCCAGCCGTTTCCCATCCACGCTGTAACAGAAGTGGCTCCCTCGGGAGTACACCCGTGCCCCCAGTGCGGCAAAAGCTTCACGCGCTCGTCGGATGTGACGCGCCACCAGCGCATTCATACCGGCGAGCGGCCCTACATCTGCAAGGAGTGCAGCAAGGGCTTCAAGAACTCCTGGGACTTGACGCGGCATCAGCGCATTCACACCGGAGAGCGGCCATACGTGTGCCCGCAGTGCGCCAAGGGCTTCACGCAGTTCGGCCTGCTCAAGCTGCACTACGAGCGGACGCCGTGTGGCATGAGCTCTGGCGAACTGCTGGATACGGCGGGGCAAGTCGGCGACGCCAGGGGCAAGTACAAATGCCAGAAGTGCGGCGCGAGTTTCGACACGATCCTGGAGAGGCTGCAGCACCGGCAGACGCACGTGGTCAAGCGACAGTACAAGTGCGCGCAGTGCGAGAAGTCCTACGGCCGACCGTCGGACCTGCGGAGGCACCAGATGAAGCACACGGGCGAGAGGCCGTTCCCGTGCGAGGAGTGCGCCAAGTGCTTCACCCACTGGTGGCTGCTGAAGAAGCACCAGCAGATCCACAGCCGCGAGCGGCCGTACGCCTGTCCAGTGTGCGGCAAGGCCTTCTCCCAGCCGCAGATTCTCAGCCGCCACCAGCTCACGCACAACGGCACTCGGCCCTTCCCGTGCTCGTATTGCGACAAGAGCTTCACGCAGCTGGCGGGGCTGACGCGGCACCTGCGCGTCCACTCGGGTGAGAGGCCATTCCCATGCGGCGCGTGTGGCAAGAGCTTCCTGACGCACGGCGAGCTGTCGCGCCACCGGCGCAGCCACACGGACGAGAGGCCCTACCCGTGCCCGCAGTGCCCCAAGAGCTTCAAGACCAAGCGGGCACAGGCCGAGCACCTAAACACCCACACAGGGGAGAGGCCCTTCTCCTGCGCCCACTGTGGGAAGGTGTTCGCCAAATCCACATCGCTGGTGCGTCACAACCTCAtgcacacaggagagaggccgCACCCGTGCCTTGAGTGTGGGAAGACCTTCCTCACGTCTGGGGAGCTGCTCCTGCACCGGCGCATACACACGGGAGAGCGCCCTTACCCCTGCACGCTGTGCGAGCGCAAGTTCCGCTGCTCCTCGGACCTCACCATGCACCTGCGGACTCACACGGGCGAGCGGCCGTACAGCTGTGGGGAGTGCAAGAAGTGCTTCTCCACCTCCACACGTCTCAAAagacacatgttcacacacgtTGGAAAGAGTCTGTAA
- the LOC121697106 gene encoding zinc finger protein 2 homolog isoform X1 encodes MNAHFSTVMETCIEDSADIFLPLSSLRLLIPPLRLVSAAMWQVAQRRDIMDYGKLEEFVSLVTETVPDLLTCKQRAQLLLNLRTRLILEMCRCDTAANSESIQPLLDRIRPPGHTGSGDAQVDAEETIFLELVHTLLKDPAEKDHFFQEVFPVEYGNKYDTDLQLLVWEFLSRLEKLLPVPDLGQTVSWLSSAPSVLDECVESLAQPEDLRTLLQHHQSLENVGAQGHTVEMSSQVFACSQCPFFHMQESYLLQHIEKSHPEEYTKLQKAAEETSSRKTFQRVEFPQPFPIHAVTEVAPSGVHPCPQCGKSFTRSSDVTRHQRIHTGERPYICKECSKGFKNSWDLTRHQRIHTGERPYVCPQCAKGFTQFGLLKLHYERTPCGMSSGELLDTAGQVGDARGKYKCQKCGASFDTILERLQHRQTHVVKRQYKCAQCEKSYGRPSDLRRHQMKHTGERPFPCEECAKCFTHWWLLKKHQQIHSRERPYACPVCGKAFSQPQILSRHQLTHNGTRPFPCSYCDKSFTQLAGLTRHLRVHSGERPFPCGACGKSFLTHGELSRHRRSHTDERPYPCPQCPKSFKTKRAQAEHLNTHTGERPFSCAHCGKVFAKSTSLVRHNLMHTGERPHPCLECGKTFLTSGELLLHRRIHTGERPYPCTLCERKFRCSSDLTMHLRTHTGERPYSCGECKKCFSTSTRLKRHMFTHVGKSL; translated from the exons ATGAATGCTCATTTTTCCACTGTAATGGAAACATGCATCGAAGATTCGGCAG ATAtatttctccctctgtcttcacTGCGTCTCCTGATCCCACCACTGCGGCTAGTCTCAGCTGCCATGTGGCAGGTGGCACAAAGGAGAGACATCATGGATTATGGAAAACTGGAGGAATTTGTCAGTTTGGTGACAGAGACAGTCCCTGATCTTCTCACCTGCAAACAGAGGGCCCAATTGCTACTTAATCTACGGACCAGG TTGATCCTTGAAATGTGCCGTTGTGATACCGCTGCCAATTCAGAGTCAATCCAGCCTCTGTTAGATCGCATTAGACCTCCGGGACATACAGGG AGTGGAGACGCTCAGGTGGATGCAGAAGAGACCATCTTCCTGGAGCTGGTACATACCTTGCTGAAAGACCCTGCTGAGAAGGATCACTTCTTTCAG GAGGTGTTTCCAGTGGAATACGGCAATAAATACGACACAGACTTGCAGCTTCTGGTGTGGGAGTTCCTCTCCAGATTAGAAAAACTGCTACCGGTGCCTGATCTTGGACAG ACAGTGTCTTGGCTTAGCTCAGCCCCCTCTGTGTTGGACGAATGTGTGGAGTCTCTCGCTCAGCCAGAGGACTTGAGAACTCTCCTCCAGCATCACCAAAGCCTTGAGAATGTTGGGGCACAAG GTCACACTGTGGAGATGTCTTCTCAGGTCTTTGCCTGCTCGCAGTGCCCCTTCTTTCACATGCAGGAGTCCTACCTACTTCAGCACATTGAGAAAAGTCACCCCGAGGAGTATACCAAGCTGCAGAAAGCTGCTGAGGAGACCTCATCAAGGAAGACCTTCCAACGGGTCGAGTTCCCCCAGCCGTTTCCCATCCACGCTGTAACAGAAGTGGCTCCCTCGGGAGTACACCCGTGCCCCCAGTGCGGCAAAAGCTTCACGCGCTCGTCGGATGTGACGCGCCACCAGCGCATTCATACCGGCGAGCGGCCCTACATCTGCAAGGAGTGCAGCAAGGGCTTCAAGAACTCCTGGGACTTGACGCGGCATCAGCGCATTCACACCGGAGAGCGGCCATACGTGTGCCCGCAGTGCGCCAAGGGCTTCACGCAGTTCGGCCTGCTCAAGCTGCACTACGAGCGGACGCCGTGTGGCATGAGCTCTGGCGAACTGCTGGATACGGCGGGGCAAGTCGGCGACGCCAGGGGCAAGTACAAATGCCAGAAGTGCGGCGCGAGTTTCGACACGATCCTGGAGAGGCTGCAGCACCGGCAGACGCACGTGGTCAAGCGACAGTACAAGTGCGCGCAGTGCGAGAAGTCCTACGGCCGACCGTCGGACCTGCGGAGGCACCAGATGAAGCACACGGGCGAGAGGCCGTTCCCGTGCGAGGAGTGCGCCAAGTGCTTCACCCACTGGTGGCTGCTGAAGAAGCACCAGCAGATCCACAGCCGCGAGCGGCCGTACGCCTGTCCAGTGTGCGGCAAGGCCTTCTCCCAGCCGCAGATTCTCAGCCGCCACCAGCTCACGCACAACGGCACTCGGCCCTTCCCGTGCTCGTATTGCGACAAGAGCTTCACGCAGCTGGCGGGGCTGACGCGGCACCTGCGCGTCCACTCGGGTGAGAGGCCATTCCCATGCGGCGCGTGTGGCAAGAGCTTCCTGACGCACGGCGAGCTGTCGCGCCACCGGCGCAGCCACACGGACGAGAGGCCCTACCCGTGCCCGCAGTGCCCCAAGAGCTTCAAGACCAAGCGGGCACAGGCCGAGCACCTAAACACCCACACAGGGGAGAGGCCCTTCTCCTGCGCCCACTGTGGGAAGGTGTTCGCCAAATCCACATCGCTGGTGCGTCACAACCTCAtgcacacaggagagaggccgCACCCGTGCCTTGAGTGTGGGAAGACCTTCCTCACGTCTGGGGAGCTGCTCCTGCACCGGCGCATACACACGGGAGAGCGCCCTTACCCCTGCACGCTGTGCGAGCGCAAGTTCCGCTGCTCCTCGGACCTCACCATGCACCTGCGGACTCACACGGGCGAGCGGCCGTACAGCTGTGGGGAGTGCAAGAAGTGCTTCTCCACCTCCACACGTCTCAAAagacacatgttcacacacgtTGGAAAGAGTCTGTAA